The stretch of DNA TGATGTCCATGGTGTTGCAAATATGCTTCGCTTTGCTGTACCATCAAGAAAAGGAGAACAAAGTCCAAAGCAAACGCTTGCATTCCTAAATAAAAACCATTCCTGCCACATCTTCAACCGTATTCTGTCACCTCATTTCCAACCAACCATTCAAACTCCGATTGAGAGCAGAGAGAAGGTGCAATGGTTTGCCCTAATGCTAAGGTTTACCTTTTAACATTGCCTTTGCCCTAATGCTAACTCACTACATTCCACCAGCTATGGCCGGAGCCCACCGGTATGCTGGCGCACCTGCGGCATCACCTTTGCAGGAGGCCGCCCACCTCCCCCGAGAGCGAGGCAGCCGCGACTCCAGGATTCTCTCCAGCCTCATCCGTGGCCGCCATCTCTTCCCGAGCAAGGCGAGCTCGCGGCCGTTGGCGGCCACGGTCATCGCCTCGAGGCCCGGGGCGCCCgcgagcagcagcggcgccagGTGGTAGCACGCGGCGAAGCCGCCGAACGCCGCCTCGCGGAGGTGCGGCCGCGCGATCCTCTCGTCCCGCCAGCTCGCCCGGCTCGTCGCAGGCGCAGCCCTCGCGGAGGCACGGGTGTTTCCGCCTGAACTCCATCTGAAATCAACGCGAAATCAGCACAAAAAAAAGACTCGGATCGGATCATATATGCAGCCGTATGTGCAGGAGCCTCGAGATCCATCGATCGATCGCTTACGCCGTCGACGAGGTCTACGCGGAGGCGCTGGAGGTTGACGCACCGCGCGAGGAGGTTGGCCACGCCGGCGCCGAAGGCGTGGCGGCCCGGTGAGCTCACTTCCACGGTCAGGTCCGTGACGTGAGGGAGGTCCGGTATCTCCGCCATCACGTCTTCCTCCAGGTTCAGCCAGTCTCTCTGACATCATCAAGGATTAAGTTAATGGCGCGATGCTTCAATGATATCAATGGCGGGAGCGGCGGAGCATTGGAGCATACCGGTGGGGTCTCGAGGCAGACGTGGAGGCGGTGAGCGGAGCTGCAGCTCCGCAGCAGCTCGACGGCGAAGTCGTTCTCGCCGGCGTCGCACCAGGGGCGCAGGTGCGACCTGACGCAAACCTTGCCGCGGAGCCGCACGCTCGTGCACCCATCGAGCTCGACAAGCTCCGTGCCGCGCGTGCGGGGGCACGCCAgctcctccagcgccggcgcccgGATGGTCGCCAGCGAGCCGGCCCGCGCGGTCTCCTCCGTCCAGATGAAGCAGCCCCGGATGTGGAGGATGTAACACCCCAGATACTCCGGGAATGTGCCCGGATACTTCGGACCACCCACGTCCTTATCCTACCCCGACCTGTCTGCTCCCGTCCTTATCTCTCTCATTCAGCTCTTGCTCCTCCCTTCAGCCCGAGCTCGAGCTGAGCCCCTGCTCTCACCGTCCCAGCTATCTTCGGTAGCCGTTCATCCATTTCCTTCCGCGAGAGCCTCCACAACCGTGTTCCGCACCTCCACCGCACCTCCACGAACCTTGCTCGAGCCTTTCCCGGCGGGAATCGACGACCCTACCGCCGACCGCCATGGGAGCGCCGCCTGAGCTCCGCCACTTcgcgtcgatccgcttctcctGTCCTCCTCCACCCAAATCGACCATGGAAATGGATTCCTGGtgagctcctccaccttccccaccctTTTCCCGGCCTTTTCTCCGCCGCTccgtgcgccgcgcgcgccgccattCACCATGGGTGCGCGAGGTTGGCTACTGTTTAGGTATACCCGAAAACTCTGGATATACGTCCGGATTCTCCGGACTAGGGATCTCGGAAACTCCGGACAATTATTCGGAAACTCCGGACAATGTGTCAGGAGAATCTGGGGTAAAACCCGGAGTCTCCGTTGGTTGGtttctaatttttattatttcagCAAAAATTGCAGGTTGCCTAATAAATCAAGGAAAATGGTAAAAATACAAAGTCAATTTTGTTAGATTGGTTATGTCTATATCTACAAGGGGAAAATGTTTGTTCTTGCGAAATGTCCTTTTTGCCCATAGTAGAGTTTAAGTGGTGTTTAGACTCATTTAATTAGTTTCGGCAAATCTGTTAgttcaaaaattatgaaaccgaggCAGTGGTTTAGTTTaggcatgtgtagtccactacACAAGTTTCCGGCCTAAAAAACATAGTTGAGGTGTTAGTGAATTCTTCATGTGTTGGTTTATTTGGAAATTAAAGAATAGTTTACAATTAAGAAGAATCAGGTTAAATTAAATTAGAGAGCTAAACCAGTGTTATATGACTTAGCTAGGGTTTATTTTCGAcaagccggtctgaccggtgcttggaccagtctgaccggtatgggtccggagactccgggtttgCAGTGGTTTAGCTACTCCGAGTTTATGTCCGAATATTCCGGGCTTGGGAGTCCGAATACTCCGAGAATACGTCCgaatactccggatttttggtctcgagtcacacacaggccagaccggtctgaccggtttggtataccggtctgatcggtagtAGTAGGGCCGACAGTCGTAATTATATGAGAATCGTAGCGTTTATACTCGGCCAATAGTTGCTTCGTGTTTGTGAAATTTTATCCGCATTATTTATATACATGTACATTAATtggcatttcatatgcattcatatagaatACATGGTGAGAACGTCGACTGCAGATGGATCGTGAAGCTCAGTATCGCGAAGCAGGATTGAGAGGGGATtcgtgaagacccggcccaatagtcggaagggcccaaggccttgttaatattaacactaacttagtgttaccctcaggtaagccccggtgcacatcctattattttaaattatgacacataCATGTCTCTATTACTTATGCATTAGGTTTagaaattgtttggaaccctagttgcatgatctctagATTCCCTTGAATTATACTAGTATGTttaggacgatagaagtgctatgcttattggttcccggtagaagacgagtgatctctggtcactcgcgagaaataggatgtttagaagtcgagtaatttccggttactcgcgagatatataaTATTTTATAATCCAATTCCGAGTTGTTGAATTTGATATAAATGGAAgcttgagaccggacgggaagtGATGATGATATATAGGCATGGCAGCAGGATAGGGTTTCcgggtgtcttagtcccgtctgtgtcgattaaggaccgtaccgttgttggccctgctgatcatgtttgaattatACCAACCGCATACtgaaagtaggaggtagtcgaaaccggtaagccaagtactgccttgcttcgaaagtacaggaacccgcacccaactcctggggtagtcgagtagtcgcggagaaatggggatgcattgTTTACTTTtagtggtctcacgttgagctcggctgaccatatgccATTGGGATGGTTCCTGTAATTTGAgtcggggaggggaatggttggcatgtatcgtccgacggggcaaatacgtgccgtgttgattaggttcaccttgcaaggttaaatcgaatcgattcgccgtcagtcgctctcgaatATGaacaccttgatcactgcatcGCATCGTAGTGTTACGATGGAATGAtgaggtatatatatatataataatgaACACATTGAATTATTATTGATTGCACCACTATATTTGCTATAGTTGGTTTAAGCAAATATTGGACTATAGTTAATTATTatagaatctggagctaaaatatggaaattaaggaattactttagtcgctgttttctgcaaaataatcaCCAGCCAAaggtcttgcatgtctagttatgtggCAAAGTTATACTCATGGGTCAGGtaagtcttactgagtattTGTGACACCCCggtccagggcttaataggattaataggatactcatactaacaagttgcaacttcttttttggaagccggtctccaaagaattccgaggttaagcgtgcttggcccggagaaatttggggatgggtgaccgaccgggaagttcttcccgggagcgcacgagtgaggataaagtgtgcagaaaagactggtgttagtctgtgaggacagtctatgtcctagaaagcaacTAAATGTAAGCAGGCCCGGcttcggggaggcgggacgttacagaatggtatcagagccgactctcgcggtttcatgGGCACGTACGGGagtaagtgcggaggcatgagcacgggcgcgtggggcgcagatgccaccggcatgtgcacgggcgcgtggcgggtcagtgcgcgggcatctatgatgcgccgttggcactggacgcacggacgtggcacagggaccgttggcactagacgcacggacgtggcatatgggctgctggcactggacgtacgggacgtggctAAGAGAGGATGTTCCTGGCTTTGGAttaaccgacgaggacgtcggcctcttaagggggtgagcatgtgacaccccggcccagggcatgtaaacgggcccggcctcggggaggcgggacgttacagtattagttgctcagagtttgttgtttatcctatttcaggtataggagctaactaggtttcacatcggtgggctcgatgtggcgccttgtcttcacatctcggtagttctcgacttatttagtttgttttatatACTCTCTAGTAAAAATACTCTGTAAGTTAAATTCTTTTCCGCTGCTAtcttttttttgtaaattttaaatttaaagttgttttgtaaaaattttaatattatttactatttttgtaagattttatcatgctggtaccttctgcgctcgcattcgtgcgagacttctggtgtgtttcgatcggcctgtgggttggaaacagcctgtcaaaTTACATTTAATTAAACTAATGCGTCTGATGCGTTCAAATAATTGcaattacgcttaattaaacgttttaactcggcgggtctgtcacagaGGACCCGGAGCCTGCTGGCGTCCACGTGGAGCCGCCTCAGGTCGAGGAGGAACGCCAGCTCGAGAGACTCGAGCGCGTCGGCCTCCAGGCGCAGCTCCGGCAGCCCGGACAGGACCTCCAGGGAGAGCCTCCCCAGCCGCGGGCAGCACGGTGACGACAGCAACCCGCCGAGCCGGCCGCCCTGGCCGCGCGCGAACGCGACGTTGGAGAGCGACAGCTCCGTCAGCtcgcggaacgccgccgcggcggggagggggagcTGGAGCATGGCGTGGCCCAGGCTGAGCCTTATCGCCGCGGCGCTCGCGCGGCGATGCAGCTCGCCGAGGAGCTGCTGCGGACCCGCCGGacccgggggcggcgccaagGACCCCGCGACGTGCGCCAAGGCGAGCCGGAGCCACGCGTcgaggcgggcgccgccgccgacgcgccggGCGAGGACCGCGCCGACGATGGCGTTGAACCGCATGCCGTCCCGCGGCGCGACGTCCACCCCCGCCGCGAAGCGGAGCGCCGGGACGCACTTCCAGAGGTGGCGCCAGCGCCTGGAGAGCGCGGACGTGCGGACCAGGTCGCCGCAGTCACTCCCCGCGGGCAGAAAGCGGAGAACGTGGAGGAGCAGGTCGTCGTTCAGGCCGCTGATCAAGTCGGGGGcgcgcgacgacgacgagacCGCTTGCTTCGCCATGGGCGCGTTGGTAGAATCCATCGGCGCAGGCAGGTTTTGGGACGTAAGCATCAAAACCTCGTCTTGCTTTTTGCCGGAGGTTTTGCTACCGATCTACTCCAAACATTGCGACTTCCTTTTGCAGAGTTTGAGTCATCTTCGCGTTCCAAGATGAATCATTCTGGTGAAATTTCCTTGGACCCGACACCTCGCCGGAGGAGACCCAAGCTGCTGGTTGTCGTACAGGAATCAAGGTTCGGATACTCGTACTGGAAGAGTCCTGCCGTAAAACAGGTCGTGTCCTCTGCCGTAAATCCCTCCTTTCGCCCCCACCGCTCACAATATTTTTCTACCATTTTGTAAGTGATCATATTCCTTCATATATTAACATCAAGGATCTTTTTAGAACTCACGAGCATGCACACTCCATATGACTAGTCATGCATTGTGCTGATGGGGATATTGTTGGAATTTATGATCTTGGCCCATTTATTTACAATTTAAGAATTAAAAGTCCACTAATAAATGCTAGGAAATCAAATGCTTAATTCTGTATGGATATttgaggatctcaaccgacttaaatggTGAACCTTAGGTATACCTCTTAAGAAGTCGGTAAGAGAAGATTGGTAAACCACACACGCGCGCTCGCTCACCGCGCCGAGGTCGTGGGCgtggccggacgggcggtgtgACATGCTGAGATGAGAATATTTTTATTGTTGAATGCAATAAAGCTCGCGGCGCCGAGGTCGTGGGCGTGGCCTGACGGGCGGTGAGACGTGCTGAGATGAGAATGTTTTTATTGTTGAATGCAATAATTCTGAGACATTAAAATGTTAACAGCGATGACTGGAGAATCATGACCTTGATTGTTACCAGTAACTGATAAAAGTGATTCATAGCCTTGACTGATAGCgaggcaatcaggtttttgggaagtGTCTTAACGCGCTCAACCGAACGACTATGTcctctacttcctggtggactgATCGACTACGTTCCTGACGGCCTGaatgactacttcgtctactacCTGGTGAttgttcgtgggactgcactgcgaacatcatTCTGCATCGATGTTGTTCGGCTACATCAAGTAAGGCCAGTCGAATTGTATGACTATTCTAGCTGGTAACGACGCAActggtgcctccggcactggtcccgtctAGGAGTACATTCTAAATCATCCGTAGTTTATTATCTTGTTCATGTTTTTTTTAGTGAGATTAACATGAACaagtgcatattttgttttcatgagaTCACTAAGTTATGTTATGAATTTGCTAataatatttgaaattaaaatataccgaattCTGCCTATTTCTCTAACAGATATTGCACTGTACAAAGTGAAAGCAAGAACTACCGCCctatcaaaaaaaaacaaaaatttttaaTACGATTTTTTACTGAAATTACGGTCAAGAAAATAAACTAGCATAATTAGGATATCGTAGTGTCGGATAAAACAATACGCATATGTTGCAATCTTCCTAGAGAATAGTTGGCGTTATTATCTACAAATGATCTTCTTTCAAATAGGATTTAAAGTTCCAAACTAATTCGAGGCATCACCACAGGCGTTTATACTGTCATAATAATTGGAAATCGATGGTTAGCACACACACGACCAAATCCAAAAGCAAAATTCAGCGCATATGCCACATTCACATTGCCGCGCCCACCAATGCAATCGCCCGCGCTCCCGCGCGGCGGCCACGCCCTCCTCGTCACCTccggccacctccgccacctcgACCCGCACCTCCAGgtgccccctctcctcctcgccaactacctcgtcgccgccttctcccgcgccgccgccccgcgcctcgCGTtcccgctcctccgccgcctcctcgccggcgcctaCCCGCTCCGCCCCGACGGCTTCACCTTCCCGCCGCTCTTCCGCGCCACCCCGGGCCCGGCCCCCGCCGCGCAACTCCACGCCTGCGCGCTCCGCCTGGGGCTCCTCCACCCCAGCGTCTTCGCCTCGGGCTCCCTCGTCCACGCCTACCTCCGCTTCAGCCGCGTCGCGGAGGCGTGCAGGGTGTTCGACGAAATGACCGAGCGGGACGTGCCTGCGTGGAACGCGATGCTCTCCGGGCTGTGCCGCAACACGCGGGCGGCCGACGCGGTGGCACTGTTCGGGAGGATGGTTGGCGAGGGCGTCACCGGGGACGCGGTAACGCTCTCGAGCGTGCTGCCGATGTGCGTCCTGCTGGGCGATCGAGCGCTGGCTCGTTCCATGCATGTGTACGCGGTGAAGCATGGACTGGATGGGGAGCTATTTGTGAATAATGCCTTGATCGACGTGTATGGGAAGCTGGGGATGCTGGAGGAGGCGCAGTGGGTGTTTGATGGCATGGCATCGCGTGATCTGGTCACGTGGAATTCGATCATTTCAGCATATGAGCAAGATGGGAAGGTTGCTGCTGTGGTGGAGCTGTTCCATGGTATGAGGGAAAGTGGGGTTTCCCCTGATGTGCTGACACTTGTCAGCCTGGCATCTGCTGTTGGTCAGTGTGGGGATGAGCGTGGTGCAAAGTCAGCGCATTGCTATGTGATGAAGATGGGGTGGGATGCGGGTGACATCATTGCTGGAAATGCTATGGTTGATATGTACGCCAAGCTATCGAAGATTGAAGTTGCCCAGAGGGTTTTTGATAATTTGCCTGCTCGAGATGTGGTGTCCTGGAACACGTTGATCACAGGGTACATGCAGAATGGACTTGCCAATGATGCAATCAGGACATACAATCATATGCAGACGCATGAGGGTCTGAAGCCAGCTCAAGGGACGTTTGTCAGTGTTTTGCCTGCATACTCGAACCTTGGTGCATTTCAGCAGGGATTGCTGATGCATGCATTATCTATTAAGACTGGATTAAATCTTGATGTGTATGTCCATACTTGTCTGATAGACTTGTATGCTAAATGTGGGAAGCTGGCGGAAGCAATGCTTTTGTTTGAGCATATGCCTAGAAGGAGCACAGCTCCTTGGAATGCCATCATAGCTGGGCTTGGGGTTCATGGGCATGGTGCGAAGGCAGTCAATCTCTTCTCACAAATGCAACAAGAAGGGATTAAGCCTGACCAGGTCACGTTTGTTTCATTATTGGCTGCCTGTAGCCATGCTGGCTTAGTTGATCAAGGTCGGAGTTTCTTTGATTCAATGCAAAATGTGTATGGAGTCGTGCCCATTGCAAAACACTACGCGTGCATGGTAGATATGCTTGGCAGGGCTGGTCAGTTGGATGAAGCTTTTGAGTTCATACAAGGTATGCCAATTAAACCTGACTCTGCTGTTTGGGGTGCGTTGCTTGGTGCCTGCAGGATTCATGGGAATGTTGAAATGGGTAAAGTGGTCTCACAGAAACTATTTGAACTTGATCCCGAGAATGTCGGATATTATGTTCTGATGTCAAATATGTATGCAAAGATTGGGAAGTGGAATGGAGTTGATGCAGTAAGGTCTTTAGTCAGGCGCCAGAATTTGCAAAAGACCCCTGGATGGAGTTCAATGGAGGTGAAAGGATCAGTAAACGTATTTTACAGTGGCACCCAGACAGAGCCCCACCCTCAGCATGAAGAAATCCAGAGAGAGCTGCAGGACCTTTTGGCCAAGATGAAAAGTCTAGGCTATGTTCCTGACTATAGTTTTGTGCTACAAGATGTAGAGCAGGATGAAAAGGAACAGATCTTGAATAATCATAGTGAGAGATTAGCTATTGCCTTTGGCATTATAAATACTCCTCCAAGAACTCCGCTCCACGTATACAAGAATTTGCGGGTCTGTGGGGATTGTCACAATGCTACCAAATATATATCAAAAATTACCGAGAGAGAGATCGTTGTCCGTGATTCAAACCGGTTCCACCACTTTAAAGATGGACACTGCTCTTGTGGAGACTTTTGGTAACAGTAAAACATATTATATATTTTCTCTGCGCAACATTTTCTCTCCCTGAGTTCACCTGACCATTAAGTATAACTTGATGTGTTGATGAGGTTAAGCACTGTACTTAAGTATTTCGCTGATGCCAAAAGATAGAATCTTTTAGTtctttatcttgcaaaagtacAGCTGCCAGATATCCATTGACCTGGAAGTGAATAACTACAGTTGAGAATGTGTCATAGCTTTTCTTACCAGAGTTAGGCTTTTTGTTGTCCTGGGTCTTCTGGTTTTGAACTTGAATCTAAACGGAGTTAGATATTAGTAGGCAGTTTTTCCCTGCTACCTTCCTCGTTCTTTTGGCACTTCGTCATATTCTAATAAGATGCCATAAAGGTGATTTGAGATATTAGAAGCATCAAACTTTTTGTAAAATTTGAGATATACTTCTACATACTGTACAT from Panicum virgatum strain AP13 chromosome 9K, P.virgatum_v5, whole genome shotgun sequence encodes:
- the LOC120652132 gene encoding uncharacterized protein LOC120652132, with the translated sequence MAEIPDLPHVTDLTVEVSSPGRHAFGAGVANLLARCVNLQRLRVDLVDGMEFRRKHPCLREGCACDEPGELAGREDRAAAPPRGGVRRLRRVLPPGAAAARGRPGPRGDDRGRQRPRARLAREEMAATDEAGENPGVAAASLSGEVGGLLQR
- the LOC120648108 gene encoding FBD-associated F-box protein At3g52670-like, yielding MAKQAVSSSSRAPDLISGLNDDLLLHVLRFLPAGSDCGDLVRTSALSRRWRHLWKCVPALRFAAGVDVAPRDGMRFNAIVGAVLARRVGGGARLDAWLRLALAHVAGSLAPPPGPAGPQQLLGELHRRASAAAIRLSLGHAMLQLPLPAAAAFRELTELSLSNVAFARGQGGRLGGLLSSPCCPRLGRLSLEVLSGLPELRLEADALESLELAFLLDLRRLHVDASRLRETARAGSLATIRAPALEELACPRTRGTELVELDGCTSVRLRGKVCVRSHLRPWCDAGENDFAVELLRSCSSAHRLHVCLETPPVCSNAPPLPPLISLKHRAINLILDDVRETG
- the LOC120652131 gene encoding pentatricopeptide repeat-containing protein At4g33990-like; translated protein: MQSPALPRGGHALLVTSGHLRHLDPHLQVPPLLLANYLVAAFSRAAAPRLAFPLLRRLLAGAYPLRPDGFTFPPLFRATPGPAPAAQLHACALRLGLLHPSVFASGSLVHAYLRFSRVAEACRVFDEMTERDVPAWNAMLSGLCRNTRAADAVALFGRMVGEGVTGDAVTLSSVLPMCVLLGDRALARSMHVYAVKHGLDGELFVNNALIDVYGKLGMLEEAQWVFDGMASRDLVTWNSIISAYEQDGKVAAVVELFHGMRESGVSPDVLTLVSLASAVGQCGDERGAKSAHCYVMKMGWDAGDIIAGNAMVDMYAKLSKIEVAQRVFDNLPARDVVSWNTLITGYMQNGLANDAIRTYNHMQTHEGLKPAQGTFVSVLPAYSNLGAFQQGLLMHALSIKTGLNLDVYVHTCLIDLYAKCGKLAEAMLLFEHMPRRSTAPWNAIIAGLGVHGHGAKAVNLFSQMQQEGIKPDQVTFVSLLAACSHAGLVDQGRSFFDSMQNVYGVVPIAKHYACMVDMLGRAGQLDEAFEFIQGMPIKPDSAVWGALLGACRIHGNVEMGKVVSQKLFELDPENVGYYVLMSNMYAKIGKWNGVDAVRSLVRRQNLQKTPGWSSMEVKGSVNVFYSGTQTEPHPQHEEIQRELQDLLAKMKSLGYVPDYSFVLQDVEQDEKEQILNNHSERLAIAFGIINTPPRTPLHVYKNLRVCGDCHNATKYISKITEREIVVRDSNRFHHFKDGHCSCGDFW